From Toxorhynchites rutilus septentrionalis strain SRP chromosome 2, ASM2978413v1, whole genome shotgun sequence, a single genomic window includes:
- the LOC129768790 gene encoding pre-mRNA-splicing factor Syf2, translating to METTTSAAGKPSSMSAPSTASKSFAEKHAERMERLRKLHTQRNEARNSNHQEVIAEDERKKLPANWESRKRQADWLVEDSKAKVEADARGLDYNRVKLLKVSAAEADRFDKLRAKKKNTDPGFSDYEAQTARQYGRLIKGMEPRDLVKYEEQKQKYGDAFYGGPNVVLQGLHNDTPGAIDKMVKDLEQQIDKRKKFSRRRTHNDDADIDYINEKNARFNKKLERFYGEHTAEIKQNLERGTAI from the coding sequence ATGGAAACAACTACTTCAGCAGCGGGAAAACCTTCCTCTATGTCGGCACCTTCGACCGCGTCGAAAAGTTTTGCCGAAAAACATGCCGAGAGGATGGAACGCTTGAGGAAACTTCATACGCAGCGAAACGAAGCTCGGAACTCAAATCACCAGGAAGTGATAGCGGAAGATGAACGAAAAAAGTTACCTGCCAATTGGGAATCTCGTAAACGACAGGCTGATTGGCTAGTCGAAGATAGCAAAGCCAAAGTGGAAGCTGATGCCAGGGGACTAGATTACAACCGTGTCAAATTGCTGAAGGTTTCGGCAGCAGAAGCGGACCGTTTTGATAAGTTGAgagcgaaaaagaaaaacaccgaTCCAGGTTTTTCGGATTACGAAGCACAAACTGCGCGGCAGTATGGGCGACTGATAAAGGGTATGGAACCACGGGATTTGGTCAAATACGAGGAGCAAAAGCAGAAGTATGGTGACGCATTCTACGGAGGTCCGAATGTGGTGTTGCAGGGATTGCATAATGATACCCCAGGGGCGATTGATAAGATGGTGAAGGATCTCGAGCAACAGATCGATAAGAGGAAGAAGTTCTCGCGCAGGAGAACCCACAATGATGATGCGGATATCGATTACATCAATGAGAAAAACGCAAGGTTCAACAAGAAGCTGGAACGGTTCTATGGGGAACATACAGCCGAAATCAAGCAGAATTTGGAAAGAGGAACTGCTATTTAA